The following proteins are co-located in the Myxocyprinus asiaticus isolate MX2 ecotype Aquarium Trade chromosome 18, UBuf_Myxa_2, whole genome shotgun sequence genome:
- the LOC127455745 gene encoding oocyte zinc finger protein XlCOF6-like, whose protein sequence is MEFIKEESESMSYAGECSLNSEDITDQRDLMELKEESEELNKVEEKNNDQKPHYFTGEKYFSFFQTENNFLQKTTRAKTSFTCLQCGRSFTKKENLTAHMRIHTGEKHFACPQCEKRFNKKENFKAHVRIHTGEKPFTCHECGKSFRSKGNLNLHMRIHNAEKPFTCPQCGKSFTFKQSFNHHIQSHTGEKPFTCPQCGKSFCKKENFKAHMRIHSGMKPFTCLECGNSYRSKGNLNVHIKMHTGEKPFKCHECGKSYRSKGNLNVHMKMHTGEKPFECHECGKSYRSKGNLNVHMKMHTGEKPFTCPRCRKSYSSIERFNTHIRSHTGEKPFTCPQCGKCYQCKSYLNKHMQIHNAEKPFKCLQCGKSYTVKESFNRHIRSHTGEKRFNCPQCGKDYSSIERFNTHIRSHTGEKPFTCPQCGNCYQCKSYLNRHMKIHNADKTFTCTQCGKCYQCKSYLNKHMRIHNAKRTFTCLQCGKSYTVKESFNRHVRSHTGEKPFTCSQCGKGYSCIERFNTHIRSHTGEKPFTCPQCGNCYQCKSYLNKHIRIHNAEKTFTCSQCGKCYQCKAYLNKHMRIHNAEKPFTCPQCGKSYRVKESFNRHLKSHTGEKPFLCHQCGKIFRQARSLKNHLSSHSEVRASNCDQCDTNSTSTSALKKHHKSHEKPSLCSLEGKSFKKQRTKRTGVRAFLCLDCGKTFAYTQDLERHRRIHTGERPYKCFVCKKSFTLLGNLKVHKRMHTGERPYHCTSCGKRFNYINSLKIHRKNHCPELSK, encoded by the coding sequence acctgaTGGAACTGAAAGAGGAAAGTGAAGAACTGAATAAAGTGGAGGAGAAAAATAATGATCAGAAACCACATTATTTCActggagaaaaatattttagcttcttTCAGACTGAAAATAATTTCTTACAAAAAACAACAAGAGCCAAAACATCTTTTACttgccttcagtgtggaaggaGTTTCACCAAGAAAGAAAACCTTACAgcacacatgagaattcacaccggaGAAAAGCATTTCGCGTGCCCTCAGTGTGAAAAGAGATTCAACAAGAAAGAAAACTTTAAAGCACAtgtgagaattcacactggagagaagcctttcacgtgccatgagtgtggaaagagtttcaggaGTAAAGGAAACCTTAATTTGCACATGAGAATACACAATgcagagaagcctttcacctgccctcagtgtggaaagagtttcacattcAAACAAAGCTTTAACCATCACATACAAAGTCACACTggtgagaagcctttcacatgccctcagtgtggaaagagtttctgcaagaaagaaaactttaaagcacacatgagaattcactctggaatgaagcctttcacatgccttgaGTGTGGGAATAGTTATAGGAGCAAAGGAAACCTTAATGTGCACATAAAAatgcacactggagagaagcctttcaagtGCCATGAGTGTGGAAAGAGTTACAGGAGTAAAGGAAACCTTAATGTGCACATGAAAatgcacactggagagaagcctttcgaGTGCCATGAGTGTGGAAAGAGTTACAGGAGTAAAGGAAACCTTAATGTGCACATGAAAatgcacactggagagaagccttttacatgtCCTCGGTGTAGAAAAAGCTACTCATCTATAGAAAGATTTAATACGCACATCAGaagtcacactggagagaagcctttcacgtgCCCTCAGTGTGGGAAGTGTTACCAATGTAAATCATACCTTAATAAGCACATGCAAATTCACAATGCAGAGAAGCCTTTCAAATGCCTTCAATGTGGAAAAAGCTACACAGTAAAAGAAAGCTTTAACCGTCACATAAGaagtcacactggagagaagcgtTTCaactgccctcagtgtggaaaggaTTACTCATCTATTGAGAGATTTAATACACACATTAGAAGTCACACTGGTGAGAAGCCTTTCACGTGCCCTCAGTGTGGGAACTGTTACCAATGTAAATCGTACCTTAATAGgcacatgaaaattcacaatgCAGATAAGACTTTCACATGCACTCAGTGTGGGAAGTGTTACCAGTGTAAATCATACCTAAAtaagcacatgagaattcacaatGCAAAGAGGACTTTcacctgccttcagtgtggaaaaagttataCAGTAAAAGAAAGCTTTAACCGTCACGTAAGaagtcacactggagagaagcctttcacatgctctcagtgtggaaaaggtTACTCATGTATAGAAAGATTTAATACGCATATCAGAagtcacactggagaaaagcctttcacatgccctcagtgtgggaaCTGTTACCAATGTAAATCATACCTTAATAAGCACATAAGGATTCACAATGCAGAGAAGACTTTCACATGCTCGCAGTGTGGGAAGTGTTACCAGTGTAAGGCATACCTTAAtaagcacatgagaattcacaatgcagagaagcctttcacctgccctcagtgtggaaaaagttacaGAGTGAAAGAAAGCTTTAACCGTCACTTAAAaagtcacactggagagaagcctttcttATGCCATCAATGTGGAAAGATCTTCAGGCAGGCGAGGAGTCTCAAAAATCATTTGTCCTCTCACTCTGAAGTGAGGGCTTCTAACTGTGATCAGTGTGATACAAATTCTACTTCTACATCAGCtctaaaaaaacaccataaaagtcatGAGAAGCCGTCCTTGTGTTCTCTTGAAGGAAAGAGTTTTAAAAAGCAGCGGACAAAACGTACTGGTGTGAGAGCTTTTCTCTGTTTAGATTGTGGGAAGACCTTTGCTTATACCCAAGATTTGGAACGGCACAGAAGAATCCATACCGGTGAAAGACCATACAAATGCTTTGTTTGTAAAAAGAGTTTCACTCTTTTAGGAAACCTGAAAGTACACAAGAGAATGCATACTGGAGAGAGGCcataccactgcacttcatgtgggaagagATTTAACTATATAAATTCTCTAAAGATTCATAGAAAAAATCATTGCCCAGAGTTGTCAAAGTGA